Genomic segment of Acidimicrobiia bacterium:
TGTGTCGAGCGTCTTCCCGCCGGGAGCCTTGATGACCTCCTCGGCGCTGGGGGCGCGCTTGCCGGTGTACTTCTGGTAGATCGCCGCGCAGTACGCCCAGTTGGCGCTCTTGTCGTACTCGGGCGGTGTCGGGCCTGCGGCCGAGGTGATCCCCTCGTACGGGTTGGGCTTGATCCCCGCGGTGGTGTCGTCCTTCGCTGAACTCAAGACGTCCGTGGTGTCAGTCAGGAGGAGCACCTTCGGCATGGCGCTGCGGATCGCCGCCACGAACTGCTTCGACGAGACGGTGTCGCCCGACAGGAAGAGGGCGTTGACCTGCTCGCTCTTCCAGCGCTCGATGAAACTGGCGAGCTGGGTGAGGGCCGCCGAAGTGTCGGATCCGCTGACCGACAGGATCCCGGTCGTGCCGGTCGCCACGCCGAGCTTCTTCACGGCGGGCTCAATGGTGCCGCTGAGGGTGCTGGCGATGGTGGAGTCACCGAGCACCGCGACCTTCTTGCCCTTGAGGGTGTGCTGTTTCCCGAGCAGATTGAGCAGGACCGTGGCCGTGCGTTCGTTCGTCGCACCTGGGTAGACGATGAGTCCCGGCGGGTTGGCCTTCAGGATCGCCTGCGTGAGGTTGAACGTCATCAGAACCCGCTGGTGCTGCTTCGCGACGCAGGTCTGGGCGTCGCCGGAGAAATCGATGAAGGTACCGATCACCGCGAAGACCTTGTCGTCCTCGGTGAACTTCGTGCAGACGGAGAGGGGTCCCGCGGTGCCAATCGGGCAATACGAGTCGTAGACCGGCACGAGTTTGCGTCCCGCGAGGGCGCCCTTCGCGTTGATGTCATCGATGAACGACTGGTACACCTGGTCCTGGTTCTCGCGGATCGAGTCGGTGAAGCTCTTGATGCAGTTGAAGTCGACGAGGGCAATCCCGACCTTCACCTCGGTCGGTGTCACTCCAACACCCGGCGCGGTCGACCCGTTGCCTCCCGCCGTCGTTGAGGACGCCGAGCTGCTCCTCCCAGGACCTCCGTACGCCGCGAACACTGCCGCGAGAAGCGCGGCTGCGATGGATACCCGCACCATACGAACCCGATTGCGCGGTTCTCGCCGACCCATCACGACCTCCCCCTCCCGAAGTGATCGGGAGGATAACAATCCGACCGCGTCGTCGTCCGGCAGGGCCGGCGTGCCCGAAGTCCCCCCTGGTCCCCGTCACTGGCGGCGCTCACCTACCGTTGGAGGAACGACTGGTACCTTCCCACGCCGGCCAAGGAGGTCAGGATGCAGGTCGGTTTCGTCGGATTGGGCGCCATGGGCCTGCCGATGGCGCGCCACCTGGTCGAGGCGGGACACGAGGTGGCCGTCGCCTCCCGGAGCCGCGGCCCGATCGCCGAGGCGGTGTCGTTCGGCGCCGTCGACGGCGGCGACGCCCGCGCCGTCGTGGCGGCGAGTGAGCTGACGATCCTCTGCGTCCCGAGCTCGCCGGACGTGGTTAGCGTGCTGGACGTCGCCCTGCCCGCGCTGCGTTCCGGCAAGCTCGTCGTCGACACCTCGACGATCGACCCTGAGGTCGAGCGCGCCCAGCACGATCGCGTCGGCGCGACCGGCGCCCGGTACCTCGAGGCGCCGTTGTCGGGCGGCACCGTCGGCGCGCAGAAGGGGCAGCTGACCCTCATGGTCGGGGGTGACGCCGACGTCCTCGCGGTCGCCCGTCCCGTGCTCGACGCCTTCGCCGGGTTGATCGTGCACGTCGGCGGTCCGGGCATGGGCCAGGTCGTGAAGCTCTGCAACAACCTGATCTACGCCGCCCAGATGCTCGCCACCGCCGAGGCGACGGTCCTGGCCACCAAGGCCGGGGTCGACCTCTCGGAGCTCTACGAGGTGCTGACGCACGCGACCGGCGACTGCGTCGCCGTCCGCACCCGGCTCCCCGCCGAGGGCGTGGTGCCCGACAGCCCGGCGTCGAACGGCTGGGCGCCCGGGTTCATGACCGACCTGATGGCGAAGGATCTCGACCTGGCGGTCGGGTACGCGGCAACGCAGCGCTCGCCGCTGTTCACGGCCGGCCTCGTGCGGCAGATCCTCGGGGCCGCCAGCGTGTCCGGCTACGGCCGCGAGGACTTCTCGTCCCTGGCCAAGGTCCTGCGCGTCCTCGCCGGCGTGTGAGCGTCCTCACCCTCGATCTCGGGACGAGCACGACGAAAGCCGCGCTCTGGTCGGGTGACGAGCTCGTGGGCCTGGTCCGAGTGCCGATCCCGACCCGGCACCCGGCGCCGCGGCGCGCGGAGCAGGACCCCCGGGACTGGTGGCGCGCGGTCGTCGAGGCCTGCGCGGCGCTGCAAGCGGCGACGCCGGACGGATACGCCCGGGTGCGCGCCGTCGGGTGCTCGGCGGCTCGCGAGACCTTCGCCGGCTTCGACCGCCAGCTCGAGCCCGTGAGCCCGGGCATCCTCTGGTCCGACACCCGAGCCGGCGACGAGCTCAAGACGCTCGGCGATCCCGCCCGGTTCCGGGAGCGGACCGGTGTCATCCTCAGCGCGGGCTGCGCCGCGGCCAAGGTGGCGTGGGTTCGCCGCCACGAGCCGCGCTGGTTCGAGGAGGCGGCCTGGCTGCTCGCGCCGCGCGACTTCGTGGTGGCGCGTCTCACCGGTCAGCCGCACAGCGAACCCACCTTGGCCTCGAGGACGGGCTTCTACACCCTCGACGGCTCGTTCCTCGGTGACGCCGCGCTCGGGCGTCGGCTGCCGCCGCTCATCCCATCGGTGCAGTCGACGCCGATCGCGAGACCGGATCAGCTGGGCCTGCCCGCGGGCAGCGTCGCCATCCTCGGCGCCGGCGACCGCGCGTGCGAGGCCGTCGGCGTGGGTGCCTCCGTGCGCGCTCCCATGGTGTCGTGGGGGACGACGGTCAACGTCTCGGTCCCGACGCCGGGACCGGTCGCGACCCTCCCGCACCGGGCCCAGGTCTCACGCGGGGTCGGGGACGGCTTCCTGCTCGAAGCGGGTCTTTCGGCCGCCGGCGCGGCCCTCGAGTGGCTGGGATCCCTGACCGGCTCGACCGGTGCGTCGCTCGTGCACGCAGCCGCCGCGGTGGCGCCGGGCGCGGATGGTTTGCTGGCGTTCCCCTGGCTCCAGGGCGCGCGTGCGCCGTGGTGGCAGCCCGCCGTGTACGGCGCCTTCATCGGGTTGACGAGCGCCCACGGGCCGGCGGAGCTGGCGCGGGCGCTGATCGAGGGGGTGGCCTTCGACACCGCCCGGTCGGTCGAGCAGCTCGCGCCCGACGCGCACGCCCTGCAGCTCGCGGGTGCGGGGGCGACGGAGGCTCTGTGGCGCTCGATCCTGGCCGCGGTCGCGCGCCGCTCGGTCGTGAGCCGGCGGCACTCGGACGCGGCGTCCGTCGGCGCCCGGCTGATCGTCGGGCAGGCCCGCGCCGAGCCGATGGATCTCGACCGCCTGAATCCCGTGATCGCGGTCGAGGCGCCGAGCGCGGAGCTCGTTCAGGCGTATCAGCCCGTTCGCCGGTCCGCCGACGCGGTCGCGTCCCGGCTGCTGGCGAACGACGCGTGAGCCGGGGCCGGCGGCCGTGGGGCTCCGGGGGAGGGACTCGAACCCTCAACACACGGGTTAACGGCCCGTCGTTCTGCCGATTGAACTACCCCGGAAACTGCATTGACGTTAGCAGAGTGCCGATTCGCTCCACGCGGTCGCAGTGACGCGCTGCGCTTCGGTGGACGCCAGCGCGCCCGCGCGCATTCGTCCGGTCGGCGCTCACCGCACGCGACGGCAGCCGCGCGGGCTGATGTCCGTGCGTCGGAGCGTACGTCGGGTCGCTCGTTCGCGTCCCGAGTCGGGCACGGCCCGGCCGCCGCGTCCCCGCCTCATCGCGGTGCCAACAGCACACTCGCCACTGCCCCCAGCTGCGTGTCGGAGATCGGCTTCGTGCGGGTCACCGCGACCAGCGCGAACACCTGACCCTGGCGGCACCAGAAGACCACGAAGTGGATCGTCGAGCCGGCGACCTTGCCGATATCGGAGTGCTCGAGCGCTTGGGTGTGGTCGAAGTCAACGACGGTCCACCGCGACGAGGGCCCGCTGGGGTGCGTGTAGGTGTTCGTGAACACCGCAACGTCAGCCGCGAACGCTCCGGCGTTGGCATCGAGACGCAACAGGTCGTACCGGCCCAGGGAGACCTGCCCGTTGCCCTGGAGCGGGAGGCGGTTGTCGACGGCGACGCAACCCTGGTACCCGCTGAACATGTCGCCCGCCGCCGCGGCCACGTTCGGGATGGTCCGGAAGGCGCTGCCCTTCGGCCCGTCCCACGACAGGTGCGCACCGGTTCGGAGCACCGAGCAGCGAGGCGGCCGCGGCGGCGTCGAGGCACGGGCGGGGCTGGTCGCCGCCCAGCCGGTCGCCGACGCGGCGATGAGGAGGGCGAGGCCGGGTCGGCCGAGAATCGTGGGGATCGCCGCGCCCGGGCGAACCCGTCGACGCGTCCGCGGGCCGCGACCCCGGGGGGAAGTCCTCATGGCGGGTGAGCCTGGCACCTCCAACTGGACCTTCGGGTGAACATCGAGCGGCAACTGGCCCGACTTCTGGATCGTGGTCGCCGGGCAGGCCCGGAGGCGAGCGTCGATGCGCCAGCGCCGCGTCCTGGCCGCAGAGGCCTCAGCTCGCCCGACACGACGTGGTCGACCCGCCTCGGAGCGGAACATCCGTTCGACCGAGGGGGATGCTAGGCAAGTGGTCGTGCGCTTTCGCGTCGGGCTCGTGCTCGGCTTCGCGGTCGGCTACTACCTGGGCGCTCGGGCCGGCCGGGAGCGGTACGAGCAGCTGCGGGGATGGCTCGGCCACATGCCGCTCGCCAAGGTGCACGCCGCCGTCGAGCTCGGCCGCGAGCGGCTGCGGAACGGCGACCCCAGCGACGCCGTGGTGCCCCCCTCCCCCAACTAGGTCGTCGCCGGACCCAGCGTCGGGGTCGCGTGCGGACGCGCCGGTCACCCCACCGCCGACCAGGCCGCCACACCGGCGAGCACGAGGAGCACCACACCCGTGATCCTGCGCACCGTCGTCACCGGGAAGAACCGGAGCAGCGTCTGGCCGCTGGCGACCGCGAGCGCCGCCACACACCAGAGAGCCGCCAGGGCACCGACGCCCACGCTCAGGGGCGAGTGGTAGTGAGCAGCCAGGTTGGCGGTCAGGATCTGGGTGAGGTCCCCCCACTCAGCCAGGAAGATGACGAGGAACGCCGTCACCACGATCTGCCGGTGTGACGCGGCCTCACGCGCGACGAGGCTCGTCTCGTCTCGAGCCCCCTCGAGGAACGCGTACACCGCTCCGCCCACGAAGAGCGCGGTCACGATCCAGTCGAGCACCCGATGTGACACCACGGCGAAGAGGCCCGCGCCGATCGTCGTCGCGATCGCGACGTGCACGAGGAACGCCGCCGCGGCACCGACCCAGACCAGGCGCGGACGGCCTCGTGACGCCAGCACCAGCGACGCGAACATCGTCTTGTCCGGGAGCTCGCCGATAAAGATGATCGGGAAGACCGCGACGGCGATCCCAAGATCCATCGACCCTCCTGGGGACGACCCCACGACCGCCGTCGGCCGTGTGCGGGCGCGATCGGTCGGTCAGTCTGGCTGATGCAGGGTGGCCGATCGCGGCCGGGTCGCCGGACCGACGTCGGCGGACGAACGGCCCTGGGCTAGCCGATCTCGACGGGCGTGCCCGGCTTGAGGACGGCGGCCAGCTGGGTGTCGACGTCGTTCGCCACATGCACGCACCCGTGGGACGTCGTGGCCCCGATCGACGTCTCCGAGGCTCGGCGACCGATGCTGGGCTGGCCACTGCGCCGCCGATGTCCCGGTCAGGGTGCCGCCACGAGGTGAGGTCGTGAACTGGGAACGCAAAAGCCCCCGAGCGCCGGCGAACCGTGCCCGGGGGCTGCCCAGTACCGCCCCAGGGGAGGCACTGGCTCAAGGATTCAACGGGTCCGGAGGGCCGGAATTTCAGACCCTGGGGGCCGGTCGCGGCGCACGGGTCGCACCGCCCGTGCCTCGCGCCTTACGCGACGACTGCCGCGAAGGACGCGAACAGATCTCCGAACAGAGGCTCTCCGAGGCGGCAGGTCATCGCGATCGGACGCTCGCCCTTCTGTAGCAGAGGGCGTCGGCCTTGGCATCGCTTATGTACTGAGGCTCCTCAACAGCGCCTCTAACCGTTACCCGAGCCGGCCCAGTGGCCACCCTTTGACGCCCAGAAGTCATTGATCCGGTTCTGCACCTTGTAGACGTAGATGATCCCACCGGCGATCGGGATGAGGTTCCAGAACGCAGTCAGCCAGCTGCAGGGCTTCTCCTTGCCCTCGCGTTCATAGAGGTTCCCGACCTCTGCGGGCAGTAAGAAGGCCGCGATGATGCCGCAGAAGATGGCGAACAGCAGCCCGAGGAGGCCGCCGACCCCTTCGCCGCTGTACTGCTTCATGTCCTCGAAATTCCGGTAGTACCACCACAAGCCGTAGATCCCGAGGGTAACGATGGTCAGCAGGACCACCGTCAACGGCCTGCGCATCTCGCCGATGGCCCCGGTGCCGCCAGTTTGGGCTGTAGGAGGAGGTGTGCTCATGATTGCCTTTCGTGAGCGCAGCGCGCTGCGCGAACCGTTGCCCGGACGCTAGCGCCGCGGCGGCTCCCGTGCACTGATAGACGCGGTTTCCCTCGCCTCGTGTGGGACCCTGTTCTCCGACTCACGGTCTGGTTACCCGCGGTACTTCTGGTTGTTGCTCGTTGGGCTCCTGCGACTTGACATCCATCAAGATGTCTCCTCTTGTCGGCGGCGTCGGCATAGCGTGGTCGCCGGGCCGGCTCGTCGTATGACGGGAGGTAACGGTACGCCAGAGCCCCCGCCCAAGGGCGGATCTTCGGCCGTGCGCGGCCCGGCGCGTCTCGCCCGCACGGCCAGAAACTCGGTGGATGGGCTCGGCTCGAGAGCGCCGTGCTCGCCGTGCGGGCCGCGCATCAGCAGCTGGTCTGCCAGACGAGCGCCTTCATCAAGCCTCCCCACTCGTAGAGGATGTCGCGTGCCCAACCGAAGAACGACGGATGGACGGTCACCACCAGGACCTGTCCGCGATAGCAACGCTTCAGCCGTAGTCGGGCTCGGGTGTCTTGGGGCGTGGACGTGACGGCGATGATGCGCCGCCAGTGACGCTTGGCCGCAAGTCGGGCTACATACCGGGCCTCACCTTGCGTGCTGATGGGGTTCGGCTGGAAGCAGATCAGTTCGACGCCGCTGATCCGCGGAGCGCATCCAGAGGGGACGTACTCACGGTCACGTTGGGACACCAGGAGAACAGGCGCATACCGCTGCTTCGCAAGCGCCAGACCCCTGTCAAGGCGAGGCCCGTCGCCACCCAAGACCAGGATGGCGTCGGCCCGTGATGGCTGGTCGCTGGCGGGCCAGACGAACAGACGAGAACTGGCCACGATCAACGCGACGACGAGAACCGCCGAGATCGTTGCGAGAATACGTAGCCGTCGCGAGCGAATGCGTAGCGAACGCACGCGGCGATCGTACCGGCATGTCTTCTGGCGTCGACATCAGCGATCCCGCGCGGCGCAGCCGGACGGAACACGCGCGTCGATCGCGAACTCGTGGCTCACCCGCATTCAGGCGTCGCGCGTCGCCACTTGTTGCCGACCCGTCGCCATCGGCTCTCGGTCGACACGCTGCTCAACCACAGCGCGTCCGAGCGGCGGGGGCGGCTCTGGGAAGGCTTCTTGGGTGCAACTCGTGGATGACACTTGAGGGTTTGCGGGCATGAACGGCTTTCCAAGCGGCCTTCCACGATCCCCGGCGTCGAGCGGCCCCCGCGGGTGCTCGGAGCGGTCGTCCGGACGGCGACTGTGACCCGGCGCCGTCAGAGCGCGCGGCCAAGAGCGGCAGCCGCGCGTTTGCCGCCTTTAGCCGGGCCTCATCGATGCCGAAGACATCGCCGATGCGGACAAGTGTCGGCGCGCCGCGGTCGGCGGTTCGGCTCTTCCTGACCTCCGCGGCGATCAGCGCCGTGCCCGTGGTCTTGCTCGGCCTGGTGCTCGCAGGGAACT
This window contains:
- a CDS encoding ABC transporter substrate-binding protein encodes the protein MTPTEVKVGIALVDFNCIKSFTDSIRENQDQVYQSFIDDINAKGALAGRKLVPVYDSYCPIGTAGPLSVCTKFTEDDKVFAVIGTFIDFSGDAQTCVAKQHQRVLMTFNLTQAILKANPPGLIVYPGATNERTATVLLNLLGKQHTLKGKKVAVLGDSTIASTLSGTIEPAVKKLGVATGTTGILSVSGSDTSAALTQLASFIERWKSEQVNALFLSGDTVSSKQFVAAIRSAMPKVLLLTDTTDVLSSAKDDTTAGIKPNPYEGITSAAGPTPPEYDKSANWAYCAAIYQKYTGKRAPSAEEVIKAPGGKTLDTNGSINDACQVMTMFHDIATRVGKDLNNTNWINTVNRFGAITNRGGGPYASLRKGKYDIDDSFRLQAYDSSIPPAGNWKPLSPLQNVPG
- a CDS encoding NAD(P)-dependent oxidoreductase, with amino-acid sequence MAALTYRWRNDWYLPTPAKEVRMQVGFVGLGAMGLPMARHLVEAGHEVAVASRSRGPIAEAVSFGAVDGGDARAVVAASELTILCVPSSPDVVSVLDVALPALRSGKLVVDTSTIDPEVERAQHDRVGATGARYLEAPLSGGTVGAQKGQLTLMVGGDADVLAVARPVLDAFAGLIVHVGGPGMGQVVKLCNNLIYAAQMLATAEATVLATKAGVDLSELYEVLTHATGDCVAVRTRLPAEGVVPDSPASNGWAPGFMTDLMAKDLDLAVGYAATQRSPLFTAGLVRQILGAASVSGYGREDFSSLAKVLRVLAGV
- a CDS encoding FGGY family carbohydrate kinase, coding for MSVLTLDLGTSTTKAALWSGDELVGLVRVPIPTRHPAPRRAEQDPRDWWRAVVEACAALQAATPDGYARVRAVGCSAARETFAGFDRQLEPVSPGILWSDTRAGDELKTLGDPARFRERTGVILSAGCAAAKVAWVRRHEPRWFEEAAWLLAPRDFVVARLTGQPHSEPTLASRTGFYTLDGSFLGDAALGRRLPPLIPSVQSTPIARPDQLGLPAGSVAILGAGDRACEAVGVGASVRAPMVSWGTTVNVSVPTPGPVATLPHRAQVSRGVGDGFLLEAGLSAAGAALEWLGSLTGSTGASLVHAAAAVAPGADGLLAFPWLQGARAPWWQPAVYGAFIGLTSAHGPAELARALIEGVAFDTARSVEQLAPDAHALQLAGAGATEALWRSILAAVARRSVVSRRHSDAASVGARLIVGQARAEPMDLDRLNPVIAVEAPSAELVQAYQPVRRSADAVASRLLANDA
- a CDS encoding TMEM165/GDT1 family protein — its product is MDLGIAVAVFPIIFIGELPDKTMFASLVLASRGRPRLVWVGAAAAFLVHVAIATTIGAGLFAVVSHRVLDWIVTALFVGGAVYAFLEGARDETSLVAREAASHRQIVVTAFLVIFLAEWGDLTQILTANLAAHYHSPLSVGVGALAALWCVAALAVASGQTLLRFFPVTTVRRITGVVLLVLAGVAAWSAVG
- a CDS encoding DUF4234 domain-containing protein, which translates into the protein MSTPPPTAQTGGTGAIGEMRRPLTVVLLTIVTLGIYGLWWYYRNFEDMKQYSGEGVGGLLGLLFAIFCGIIAAFLLPAEVGNLYEREGKEKPCSWLTAFWNLIPIAGGIIYVYKVQNRINDFWASKGGHWAGSGNG
- a CDS encoding YdcF family protein, whose amino-acid sequence is MRSLRIRSRRLRILATISAVLVVALIVASSRLFVWPASDQPSRADAILVLGGDGPRLDRGLALAKQRYAPVLLVSQRDREYVPSGCAPRISGVELICFQPNPISTQGEARYVARLAAKRHWRRIIAVTSTPQDTRARLRLKRCYRGQVLVVTVHPSFFGWARDILYEWGGLMKALVWQTSC